One window of Flavobacterium dauae genomic DNA carries:
- the rpsM gene encoding 30S ribosomal protein S13, with protein MARIAGVDIPKNKRGIIALTYIFGVGSSRAKEVLAAANVNEDKKVSEWNDDEIGAIREAMSSYKIEGELRSEVSLNIKRLMDIGCQRGIRHRAGLPLRGQRTKNNSRTRKGKRKTVANKKKATK; from the coding sequence ATGGCAAGAATAGCAGGGGTAGATATACCTAAAAATAAAAGAGGAATTATTGCTTTAACTTACATTTTTGGTGTAGGTTCAAGTAGAGCAAAAGAGGTGTTGGCAGCAGCTAACGTTAACGAAGACAAAAAAGTTTCTGAGTGGAACGATGACGAAATCGGAGCAATCCGTGAGGCAATGTCTAGTTACAAAATTGAAGGTGAATTACGTTCAGAAGTATCTTTAAACATTAAACGTTTAATGGATATCGGATGTCAACGTGGTATCCGTCATAGAGCTGGTCTTCCATTAAGAGGACAAAGAACAAAAAACAACTCTAGAACAAGAAAAGGTAAAAGAAAAACTGTTGCTAACAAGAAAAAAGCAACTAAATAA
- the ykgO gene encoding type B 50S ribosomal protein L36, whose product MKVRASVKKRSAECIIVRRKGRLYVINKKNPRFKQRQG is encoded by the coding sequence ATGAAAGTAAGAGCATCAGTTAAAAAAAGAAGTGCAGAATGCATTATTGTACGTAGAAAAGGAAGATTATACGTTATAAACAAAAAAAATCCTAGATTTAAACAAAGACAAGGATAA
- the infA gene encoding translation initiation factor IF-1, which yields MAKQSAIEQDGAIIEALSNAMFRVELENGHIVIAHISGKMRMHYIKLLPGDKVKLEMSPYDLSKARITYRY from the coding sequence ATGGCAAAACAATCAGCAATAGAACAAGACGGAGCAATCATTGAAGCATTATCAAATGCAATGTTCCGTGTAGAATTAGAGAACGGACATATTGTAATTGCTCATATTTCTGGAAAAATGCGTATGCATTACATCAAATTATTACCTGGTGATAAAGTGAAGTTAGAAATGAGCCCTTATGATTTGTCTAAAGCAAGAATTACTTATAGATATTAA
- the secY gene encoding preprotein translocase subunit SecY — MKKFFETLASIWKIEELKNKILMTLGLMLVYRFGAQVTLPGIDATKLHALSDQTDQGIGWLINVFTGGAFSQASIFALGIMPYISASIVVQLMGIAVPYLQKLQNDGESGRKKMNQITRWLTIGITLVQGPGYIYNLYKQLPPDAFLLGFNSFSFLFSSVLILTTGTVFAMWLGEKITDKGIGNGISLLIMVGIIAKLPMAFLQETQSRMVAGNGGPMMIVFEVIIWLLIIIACIFLTMAVRKIPVQYARRSVAGEYDAASVSGNRQWIPLKLNASGVMPIIFAQAIMFIPPVIAGLSSSDSAQNLTTMFSNIFGLEYNLVFALLIIIFSYFYTAITVPTNKMADDLKRSGGFIPGIKPGQDTANFLDRVMSLITFPGSLFLAVIAVLPAIAVSLLSVQQGWAMFYGGTSLLILVSVAIDTIQQINAYLLNKQYDGLMKSGKNRKAIA; from the coding sequence ATGAAGAAGTTTTTTGAAACATTAGCCAGTATCTGGAAGATAGAGGAGCTTAAAAATAAGATCTTAATGACTTTAGGTTTGATGCTTGTGTACCGTTTTGGTGCACAAGTAACCTTACCGGGTATTGACGCTACAAAATTACATGCTTTATCAGATCAAACTGATCAAGGGATAGGCTGGCTTATTAATGTGTTTACAGGAGGTGCGTTTTCGCAGGCTTCTATTTTTGCATTGGGTATTATGCCATATATCTCGGCATCAATTGTAGTTCAGTTAATGGGTATTGCGGTACCTTATTTGCAGAAACTTCAAAACGATGGTGAAAGTGGTAGAAAGAAAATGAACCAAATTACAAGATGGCTAACCATTGGTATTACCTTAGTTCAAGGTCCGGGTTATATCTACAATTTGTACAAACAATTACCGCCTGATGCGTTTTTATTAGGCTTTAATTCTTTTTCTTTCTTGTTCTCTTCAGTATTAATCTTAACAACGGGTACCGTATTTGCTATGTGGTTAGGTGAAAAGATTACTGATAAAGGTATTGGAAACGGTATTTCGTTATTAATTATGGTTGGTATTATTGCCAAATTACCAATGGCTTTCTTACAAGAAACACAATCGCGTATGGTAGCTGGTAATGGTGGTCCAATGATGATTGTATTTGAAGTTATCATTTGGTTATTAATAATTATTGCTTGTATATTTTTAACAATGGCAGTACGCAAAATACCGGTACAGTACGCACGTAGAAGTGTTGCCGGAGAATATGATGCAGCATCAGTTTCTGGAAACCGTCAGTGGATTCCTTTAAAACTAAACGCATCAGGTGTAATGCCAATTATCTTTGCACAAGCAATTATGTTTATACCGCCGGTAATTGCTGGATTATCCTCTTCAGATAGTGCACAAAACTTAACAACAATGTTTAGTAATATCTTTGGTTTAGAGTATAATTTAGTTTTTGCTTTGTTAATCATTATTTTTTCGTACTTTTACACCGCAATTACCGTACCTACCAATAAAATGGCAGACGATTTAAAGCGTAGTGGTGGTTTTATTCCTGGTATTAAACCGGGTCAAGATACCGCAAACTTTTTAGATCGCGTTATGTCGTTAATTACATTCCCAGGGTCGTTGTTCCTTGCAGTTATTGCAGTATTACCTGCTATTGCTGTATCGTTATTAAGTGTACAACAGGGTTGGGCAATGTTTTATGGTGGAACATCTTTATTAATCTTAGTAAGTGTTGCAATTGATACAATACAGCAAATTAATGCGTATTTGTTAAACAAGCAGTACGACGGATTAATGAAAAGCGGGAAAAATAGAAAAGCAATTGCTTAA
- the rplO gene encoding 50S ribosomal protein L15: MNLSNLQPANGSVHNQNKRVGRGEGSGKGGTAARGHKGAKSRSGYSKKIGFEGGQMPLQRRVPKFGFKNINRVEYVGINLDTLQTLVDNGTITDTLDFNVLVENRIVSKNSLVKILGRGELKAKLKVTAHKFTATAKAAIEAAGGEAVSL, from the coding sequence ATGAATTTAAGTAATTTACAACCGGCAAACGGTTCTGTACATAATCAAAACAAAAGAGTAGGTCGTGGTGAAGGTTCTGGTAAAGGTGGAACTGCTGCACGTGGACATAAAGGGGCTAAATCCCGTTCAGGTTATTCTAAGAAAATTGGTTTTGAAGGTGGACAGATGCCTTTACAGAGACGTGTTCCTAAATTTGGTTTTAAAAACATCAATAGAGTAGAGTATGTAGGTATCAATTTAGATACATTACAAACTTTAGTTGATAATGGAACAATTACCGATACATTAGATTTTAATGTATTGGTTGAAAATAGAATAGTTTCAAAAAATAGCTTAGTTAAGATTTTGGGTAGAGGAGAGCTTAAAGCAAAATTAAAAGTAACTGCTCATAAATTTACAGCAACAGCAAAAGCGGCTATCGAGGCAGCTGGCGGTGAGGCGGTATCTTTATAA
- the rpmD gene encoding 50S ribosomal protein L30 — protein sequence MSKIKVKQVRSKINCPEDQKRTLAALGLRKLGQVVEHDNTPTIVGMVKKVQHLVSVEEIN from the coding sequence ATGTCAAAAATTAAAGTAAAACAAGTTAGAAGCAAAATCAATTGTCCAGAAGATCAAAAAAGAACTTTAGCAGCTCTAGGTCTTCGTAAATTAGGGCAAGTTGTTGAGCATGATAATACACCGACTATCGTAGGAATGGTAAAAAAAGTTCAACATTTAGTTTCTGTAGAAGAAATTAACTAA
- the rpsE gene encoding 30S ribosomal protein S5, which translates to MYQNYKNVEHVKPAGLDLKDRLVAVNRVTKVTKGGRAFGFSAVVVVGDENGVVGHGLGKSKDVSEAIAKAVEDAKKNLVRIPLHGTTIPHEQKGKFGGARVFLMPASVGTGVIAGGNVRAVLEAVGIHNVLSKSQGSSNPHNVVKATFDALLNMRSAATVAKQRGISLEKVFKS; encoded by the coding sequence ATGTATCAAAATTATAAAAACGTAGAACATGTAAAACCAGCAGGTCTTGATTTAAAAGATCGTTTGGTTGCAGTGAATCGTGTTACCAAAGTAACTAAAGGGGGTAGAGCTTTTGGCTTTTCTGCTGTGGTTGTAGTAGGTGACGAGAACGGTGTAGTAGGTCATGGTTTAGGAAAATCTAAAGACGTTTCTGAAGCAATTGCGAAAGCAGTTGAAGATGCAAAGAAAAACTTAGTTCGTATCCCATTACATGGAACAACTATTCCTCATGAACAAAAAGGTAAATTTGGCGGTGCACGTGTTTTCTTAATGCCAGCATCTGTCGGTACCGGAGTTATTGCGGGTGGTAATGTACGTGCAGTATTAGAGGCTGTAGGTATTCACAATGTATTATCAAAATCTCAAGGTTCTTCTAACCCTCATAACGTTGTTAAAGCAACTTTTGATGCTTTATTAAATATGAGAAGCGCTGCTACAGTTGCAAAACAAAGAGGAATTTCTTTAGAGAAAGTATTTAAATCTTAA
- the rplR gene encoding 50S ribosomal protein L18 produces the protein MSLNKSERRQRIQYRVRKTVSGTAARPRLSVFRSNKEIYAQIIDDVNGLTLASASSREAGVAKGTKIETAASVGKLIAEKALKAGVDTISFDRGGNLYHGRVKSLAEGAREAGLKF, from the coding sequence ATGTCATTAAACAAATCTGAAAGAAGACAAAGAATTCAATACAGAGTTAGAAAAACAGTTAGCGGTACAGCTGCGAGACCACGTTTATCTGTATTTAGAAGCAATAAAGAAATCTATGCACAAATCATAGATGATGTGAACGGTTTAACTTTAGCTTCGGCATCTTCAAGAGAAGCAGGTGTTGCTAAAGGAACTAAAATTGAAACTGCTGCATCAGTTGGTAAACTAATTGCAGAGAAGGCTTTAAAAGCTGGTGTAGATACTATTTCTTTTGATAGAGGTGGAAACTTATACCACGGTCGTGTGAAATCATTAGCAGAAGGCGCAAGAGAAGCTGGATTAAAATTCTAA
- the rplF gene encoding 50S ribosomal protein L6, producing MSRIGKNPISIPAGVTVEVKDAVVVVKGKLGELSQTFDKVDVKVEDGQVIVERSSDVKEERAKHGLYRSLINNMVVGVSEGFTKELELVGVGYRASNQGQKLDLALGFSHNIVLEITNEVKVETISEKGKNPIIKLTSSDKQLVGQVAAKIRSFRKPEPYKGKGIKFVGEELRRKAGKSA from the coding sequence ATGTCAAGAATAGGTAAAAATCCAATCTCAATTCCTGCTGGTGTAACTGTTGAAGTTAAGGATGCAGTTGTTGTGGTAAAAGGAAAATTAGGAGAGCTTTCTCAAACTTTTGATAAAGTTGACGTGAAAGTAGAAGACGGACAAGTAATCGTTGAGCGTTCATCTGATGTAAAAGAAGAAAGAGCAAAACACGGTTTGTACAGAAGTTTAATCAACAACATGGTTGTTGGTGTATCTGAAGGTTTTACTAAAGAATTAGAATTGGTGGGTGTTGGTTACCGTGCGTCAAATCAAGGTCAAAAACTTGATTTAGCTTTAGGTTTCTCTCACAACATTGTTTTGGAAATTACAAATGAGGTAAAAGTTGAAACAATTTCTGAAAAAGGTAAAAACCCTATTATTAAATTAACATCATCAGACAAACAATTGGTAGGTCAGGTTGCAGCAAAGATTCGTTCTTTCCGTAAACCAGAACCTTATAAAGGAAAAGGTATCAAGTTTGTTGGTGAAGAGTTAAGAAGAAAAGCAGGTAAATCAGCTTAA
- the rpsH gene encoding 30S ribosomal protein S8 has translation MYTDPIADFLTRIRNASRANHKVVEIPASNFKKEITKILFEQGYILSYKFDDSSVQGSIKIALKYDKDTKESVIKDIQRISKPGLRKYASSANLPRILNGLGIAIVSTSKGLMTGKKAKQLNVGGEVVCYVY, from the coding sequence ATGTATACAGATCCTATCGCAGATTTTTTAACAAGAATTAGAAATGCTTCTCGTGCAAACCACAAAGTTGTAGAGATTCCAGCATCTAACTTTAAAAAAGAAATCACAAAAATTTTATTCGAACAAGGATATATTTTAAGCTACAAATTCGATGATTCTTCAGTGCAAGGATCAATCAAAATAGCGTTAAAATATGATAAAGACACCAAAGAGTCTGTTATCAAAGATATCCAAAGAATTAGTAAACCAGGTTTACGTAAATATGCATCATCTGCAAATTTACCTCGTATCTTAAACGGTTTAGGTATTGCTATTGTATCAACATCTAAAGGTTTAATGACAGGTAAAAAAGCAAAACAGTTAAATGTTGGTGGTGAAGTAGTTTGTTACGTATACTAA
- the rpsN gene encoding 30S ribosomal protein S14 encodes MAKESMKAREAKREALVAKYAAKRQALKEAGDYEGLQKLPANASPVRLHNRCKLTGRPRGYMRQFGISRVTFREMANQGLIPGVRKASW; translated from the coding sequence ATGGCTAAAGAATCAATGAAAGCCCGTGAGGCGAAAAGAGAAGCTTTGGTAGCTAAATACGCTGCAAAACGTCAAGCTTTAAAAGAAGCTGGTGATTACGAAGGATTACAAAAATTACCTGCAAACGCATCTCCAGTACGTTTACACAACCGTTGTAAATTAACTGGTCGTCCAAGAGGTTATATGCGTCAATTCGGAATTTCACGTGTAACGTTCCGTGAAATGGCTAACCAAGGGTTAATCCCAGGTGTTAGAAAAGCAAGTTGGTAA
- the rplE gene encoding 50S ribosomal protein L5: MTYIPRLKQEYKDRVISALKEEFGYKNVMEVPKLEKIVVSRGVGAAVSDKKLVDHAVEELTKITGQKAVATISKKDVASFKLRKGMPIGAKVTLRGERMYEFLDRLVTSALPRVRDFAGVKSNGFDGRGNYNLGVVEQIIFPEIDIDKVNKIAGFDITFVTSANTDAEAKSLLAELGVPFKKN, from the coding sequence ATGACTTATATACCAAGACTTAAACAAGAATATAAAGACAGAGTAATCTCTGCTTTAAAAGAAGAATTCGGTTACAAAAATGTAATGGAAGTTCCTAAACTTGAGAAAATCGTTGTAAGCCGTGGAGTTGGTGCTGCTGTTTCTGATAAAAAATTAGTTGATCACGCTGTTGAAGAACTAACTAAAATTACAGGACAAAAAGCAGTAGCTACTATTTCTAAAAAAGACGTTGCTTCTTTTAAATTAAGAAAAGGGATGCCAATTGGTGCTAAAGTTACTTTACGTGGCGAAAGAATGTACGAATTCTTAGACCGTTTGGTTACTTCTGCATTGCCACGTGTACGTGATTTCGCTGGTGTTAAATCTAACGGATTTGACGGTAGAGGAAATTACAACTTAGGTGTAGTTGAGCAAATTATCTTCCCAGAAATCGATATTGATAAAGTTAACAAAATTGCAGGTTTTGATATTACTTTTGTAACATCTGCTAACACAGATGCTGAAGCAAAATCATTATTGGCAGAATTAGGAGTACCTTTTAAAAAGAACTAG
- the rplX gene encoding 50S ribosomal protein L24, producing the protein MTKLKIKSGDNVRVIAGDHKGSEGKVLRVFREKNKAIVEGVNMVSKHVKPSATNPQGGIVKKEAAIHISNIALVDPKTKEVTKVAYKVEGDKKVRVSKKSNQAL; encoded by the coding sequence ATGACAAAGCTAAAAATTAAATCAGGAGATAACGTTCGCGTTATTGCTGGAGATCACAAAGGATCTGAAGGAAAAGTTTTACGCGTATTCCGCGAAAAAAACAAAGCTATCGTTGAAGGTGTAAACATGGTTTCTAAACATGTTAAGCCAAGTGCTACAAACCCTCAAGGTGGTATTGTAAAAAAAGAAGCTGCAATTCATATTTCTAACATCGCTTTAGTTGACCCTAAAACAAAAGAGGTTACTAAAGTGGCTTACAAAGTAGAAGGAGATAAGAAAGTACGCGTTTCTAAAAAATCTAATCAAGCATTATAG
- the rplN gene encoding 50S ribosomal protein L14 codes for MVQQESRLKVADNTGAKEVLTIRVLGGTKRRYASVGDKIVVAIKDATPNGNVKKGAVSTAVVVRTKKEVRRADGSYIRFDDNACVLLNAAGEMRGTRVFGPVARELREKQFMKIVSLAPEVL; via the coding sequence ATGGTACAACAGGAATCTAGATTAAAAGTAGCAGATAACACAGGAGCAAAAGAAGTTTTGACTATCCGTGTTTTAGGAGGAACGAAACGTCGTTATGCCTCTGTTGGAGATAAAATTGTAGTAGCGATTAAAGATGCAACTCCAAACGGAAACGTGAAAAAAGGAGCAGTATCTACTGCAGTTGTTGTACGTACCAAAAAAGAAGTGAGAAGAGCTGATGGATCTTACATCCGTTTCGACGATAACGCTTGCGTATTGTTGAACGCTGCAGGTGAAATGAGAGGTACTCGCGTTTTTGGTCCGGTAGCAAGAGAACTTCGTGAAAAACAATTCATGAAAATTGTATCATTAGCACCTGAAGTGCTTTAA
- the rpsQ gene encoding 30S ribosomal protein S17: MEKRNLRKERIGVVTSNKMTKSIVVSETKRVKHPLYGKFVLKTKKYVAHDELNDCNIGDTVRIMETRPLSKNKCWRLVEIIERAK; the protein is encoded by the coding sequence ATGGAAAAAAGAAATTTAAGAAAAGAAAGAATCGGTGTTGTTACGAGCAACAAAATGACTAAGTCAATCGTTGTGTCTGAGACAAAAAGAGTAAAACACCCATTATACGGTAAGTTCGTGTTAAAAACTAAAAAATATGTTGCACACGACGAATTAAACGACTGTAACATTGGTGACACAGTTAGAATTATGGAGACTCGTCCATTATCTAAAAACAAATGTTGGAGATTAGTTGAAATCATTGAAAGAGCGAAATAA
- the rpmC gene encoding 50S ribosomal protein L29, whose translation MKKQEINNLSVAELQAKLGELTNQYAELKNAHAISPIANPLQLRTVRRAIARVKTELSKKDLQ comes from the coding sequence ATGAAGAAACAAGAAATAAATAATCTATCTGTAGCTGAGTTACAAGCAAAACTTGGTGAACTAACTAACCAATATGCTGAGTTAAAAAACGCTCACGCTATTTCACCTATTGCTAACCCTTTACAATTAAGAACTGTAAGAAGAGCTATTGCAAGAGTGAAAACTGAGCTAAGCAAAAAAGACTTACAATAA
- the rplP gene encoding 50S ribosomal protein L16: MLQPKRTKYRKVQKGRMKGVSQRGSELSNGMFGIKSLDYSFITSRQIEAARIAATRFMKREGQLWIKIFPDKPITKKPLEVRMGKGKGAVEYWAAVVKPGRIMFEVGGVPLAVAKEALRLAAQKLPVKTKFIIARDFEA, translated from the coding sequence ATGTTACAGCCTAAAAGAACGAAGTACCGTAAGGTACAGAAAGGTAGAATGAAAGGGGTATCTCAAAGAGGTAGCGAACTTTCTAACGGAATGTTTGGTATTAAATCTTTAGATTACTCATTCATTACTTCTCGTCAAATCGAAGCTGCACGTATCGCTGCAACTCGTTTTATGAAACGTGAAGGACAATTATGGATTAAAATCTTCCCAGATAAACCTATCACTAAAAAGCCTCTAGAGGTACGTATGGGTAAAGGTAAAGGTGCAGTTGAATATTGGGCTGCAGTTGTTAAACCAGGAAGAATTATGTTTGAAGTGGGTGGTGTGCCTTTAGCAGTTGCAAAAGAAGCATTACGTTTAGCTGCTCAAAAACTTCCTGTAAAAACTAAGTTTATCATTGCTAGAGATTTCGAAGCTTAA
- the rpsC gene encoding 30S ribosomal protein S3 — protein MGQKTNPIGNRLGIIRGWDSNWYGGNDYGDKLAEDAKIRKYIHARLAKASVSKIIIERTLKLVTVTITTARPGIIIGKGGQEVDKLKEELKKITNKEVQINIFEIKRPELDAYLAATSIARQIESRISYRRAIKMAIAAAMRMNAEGMKVMISGRLNGAEMARSESFKDGRIPLSTFRADIDYALAEAHTTYGRMGIKVWIMKGEVYGKRDLSPLAGLDKQKSKAAGSGKPSGRPNRNKRK, from the coding sequence ATGGGACAAAAGACTAATCCAATCGGAAATCGCCTTGGGATCATCAGAGGATGGGACTCAAATTGGTACGGTGGAAATGACTATGGAGACAAACTTGCTGAAGATGCAAAAATCAGAAAGTACATCCATGCTCGTTTAGCAAAAGCTAGTGTATCTAAAATCATTATCGAGAGAACTTTAAAACTTGTAACCGTTACTATCACTACTGCTCGTCCAGGTATCATTATCGGAAAAGGCGGTCAAGAGGTAGACAAGTTGAAAGAAGAACTTAAGAAAATTACTAACAAAGAGGTACAAATTAACATCTTTGAAATTAAAAGACCAGAATTAGATGCTTATTTGGCTGCAACAAGCATCGCTCGTCAAATCGAAAGCCGTATTTCTTACCGTAGAGCTATTAAAATGGCTATCGCTGCGGCAATGAGAATGAACGCTGAAGGTATGAAAGTTATGATTTCTGGTCGTTTGAATGGTGCAGAAATGGCACGTTCAGAAAGCTTTAAAGATGGTCGTATTCCTTTATCTACTTTCCGTGCTGATATTGATTATGCTTTAGCTGAAGCTCACACTACTTACGGTAGAATGGGTATTAAAGTATGGATCATGAAAGGTGAGGTTTATGGTAAAAGAGATCTTTCTCCGTTAGCAGGTTTAGATAAACAAAAATCTAAAGCTGCAGGATCTGGAAAACCAAGTGGAAGACCAAACCGCAACAAAAGAAAGTAA
- the rplV gene encoding 50S ribosomal protein L22 codes for MGVRKRERAEQIKEANKSIAFAKLNNCPTSPRKMRLVADLVRGQKVENALNILKFNTKEASGRLEKLLLSAIANWQAKNAEASIEEAELFVKEIRVDGGAMLKRLRPAPQGRAHRIRKRSNHVTIVLGSNNNTQSN; via the coding sequence ATGGGAGTTCGTAAAAGAGAAAGAGCAGAGCAGATAAAAGAAGCAAACAAAAGTATTGCTTTTGCTAAGCTAAACAATTGCCCAACTTCACCTCGTAAAATGCGTTTAGTTGCAGATTTAGTAAGAGGACAGAAAGTTGAGAATGCTCTTAACATATTAAAATTTAATACAAAAGAAGCTTCAGGAAGATTAGAAAAATTATTGTTATCAGCAATTGCTAACTGGCAAGCTAAAAATGCTGAAGCAAGCATCGAAGAAGCAGAATTATTTGTAAAAGAAATCCGTGTTGACGGTGGCGCAATGTTAAAAAGATTACGTCCTGCACCACAAGGTCGTGCACACAGAATCAGAAAACGTTCTAATCACGTAACAATCGTATTAGGATCAAACAATAACACACAAAGCAATTAA
- the rpsS gene encoding 30S ribosomal protein S19, with amino-acid sequence MARSLKKGPYVHFKLEKKVLENAENGNKAVVKTWSRASMITPDFVGQTIAVHNGRQFVPVYVTENMVGHKLGEFSPTRSFRGHAGAKNKGKK; translated from the coding sequence ATGGCACGTTCATTAAAAAAAGGACCTTATGTTCACTTTAAACTTGAGAAAAAAGTTTTAGAGAACGCAGAAAACGGTAACAAAGCAGTTGTTAAAACTTGGTCTAGAGCATCAATGATTACTCCAGATTTCGTAGGACAAACAATCGCAGTACACAACGGTCGTCAATTTGTACCAGTTTACGTAACAGAAAACATGGTAGGACATAAATTAGGAGAGTTTTCACCAACACGTTCATTCCGTGGACATGCAGGTGCAAAAAATAAAGGTAAAAAATAA
- the rplB gene encoding 50S ribosomal protein L2, whose protein sequence is MSVRKLKPITPGQRFRVVNSFDAITTDKPERSLLAPKKNSGGRNSQGKMTMRYIGGGHKQQYRIIDFKRTKVGVPATVKTIEYDPNRSAFISLLAYADGAKTYIVAPAGLQVGQKVVSGPDAAPEVGNAMPLANIPLGTIISCIELRPGQGAVIARSAGTFAQLVARDGKYATIKMPSGEIRLILLTCMATIGAVSNSDHQLIVSGKAGRSRWLGRRPRTRPVAMNPVDHPMGGGEGRSSGGHPRSRKGLPAKGYRTRSKVKASNKHIVERRKK, encoded by the coding sequence ATGTCAGTTAGAAAATTAAAACCTATTACCCCGGGTCAGCGTTTTAGAGTTGTTAATAGTTTTGACGCTATTACAACTGATAAGCCGGAGCGTTCATTATTAGCACCGAAAAAAAACTCTGGAGGTAGAAATAGTCAAGGAAAAATGACCATGCGTTATATTGGTGGTGGTCATAAACAACAATATCGTATCATTGATTTTAAAAGAACTAAAGTTGGTGTTCCGGCTACAGTTAAAACAATTGAGTACGATCCAAACCGTTCAGCATTTATCTCATTATTAGCATATGCAGATGGAGCAAAAACGTACATCGTAGCACCAGCAGGATTGCAAGTAGGTCAGAAAGTAGTTTCTGGACCAGATGCAGCTCCAGAAGTTGGTAATGCAATGCCTTTAGCAAACATTCCTCTTGGTACAATTATTTCTTGTATCGAGTTACGTCCAGGTCAAGGTGCTGTTATCGCACGTTCTGCAGGAACTTTTGCACAATTAGTTGCTCGTGATGGTAAATACGCAACAATTAAAATGCCTTCAGGTGAGATTCGTTTAATCTTATTAACATGTATGGCAACAATTGGTGCAGTATCTAACTCAGATCACCAGTTAATCGTTTCAGGTAAAGCAGGTAGATCTCGTTGGTTAGGTAGAAGACCACGTACTAGACCGGTAGCTATGAACCCAGTTGATCACCCAATGGGAGGTGGTGAAGGACGCTCTTCAGGAGGTCACCCACGTTCTAGAAAAGGTTTACCAGCGAAGGGTTATAGAACTCGTTCTAAAGTAAAAGCAAGTAACAAACATATTGTAGAACGTAGAAAGAAATAA
- the rplW gene encoding 50S ribosomal protein L23 has product MSIIIKPIITEKITKDGELFNRFGFVVAKKANKVEIKKAVEKAYGVSVLDVNTMIYRADRTTKFTKSGMITGKTSSYKKAIVTLKEGDSIDFYTNI; this is encoded by the coding sequence ATGAGTATAATTATTAAACCTATCATTACCGAAAAAATCACAAAAGACGGTGAATTATTTAACCGTTTTGGATTTGTGGTAGCTAAAAAAGCAAACAAAGTAGAAATTAAGAAAGCGGTTGAAAAAGCTTATGGAGTTTCTGTTTTAGATGTAAACACAATGATTTACAGAGCTGATAGAACTACAAAGTTTACGAAAAGCGGAATGATTACTGGTAAAACGTCTTCATACAAGAAAGCAATTGTAACATTGAAAGAAGGAGATTCAATCGATTTTTACACTAATATCTAA